The proteins below are encoded in one region of Paralysiella testudinis:
- a CDS encoding FAD-dependent oxidoreductase, whose amino-acid sequence MSQRENVYQFIDLPRVDPPKIPLATRQSEFVEIYQPFTEVQAAAQADRCLACGNPYCQSKCPLHNNIPNWLRLANEGRIIEAAELAHSTNSLPEVCGRVCPQDRLCEGDCTLNAEFGAVTIGNVEKYITEKAFEMGWQPSVGAVEKTGKKVAVVGAGPAGLGCADVLIRNGVDVVVYERAREIGGLLTFGIPSFKLEKEVMIRRRQLFGDMGIEFKLGVDVGRDISLDELAAQYDAVFLGVGTYQGMQADIANEDAAGVYSALPFLIGNTEHTMGLGDENYISMRGKRVVVLGGGDTAMDCVRTAIRQQAVEVICAYRRDAVNMPGSRKEFQNAKEEGVQFKFNAQPVGIETDAAGAVCGIKLVKTQLGAADARGRRVAEVVPGSEEVLPCDAVIVAFGFAPHAMPWLESVGVTVDSKGRIQAAGEYDQQTANPKIFAGGDITRGSDLVVTAIREGRDAAQGMLDYFGI is encoded by the coding sequence ATGAGCCAACGAGAAAACGTGTACCAGTTTATCGACCTGCCGCGCGTTGACCCGCCCAAAATTCCGCTGGCCACCCGCCAAAGCGAATTTGTGGAAATCTACCAGCCGTTTACCGAAGTGCAGGCCGCCGCCCAGGCCGACCGCTGCCTGGCTTGCGGCAATCCTTATTGTCAAAGCAAATGCCCGCTGCACAACAACATCCCCAACTGGCTGCGCTTGGCCAATGAAGGGCGCATTATCGAAGCAGCGGAGCTGGCACACAGCACCAACAGCCTGCCCGAAGTGTGCGGCCGCGTGTGCCCGCAAGACCGCTTGTGCGAGGGCGATTGCACCCTGAATGCGGAATTCGGTGCCGTTACCATCGGCAATGTGGAGAAATACATCACCGAAAAAGCCTTTGAAATGGGCTGGCAGCCCAGCGTGGGCGCGGTGGAAAAAACCGGCAAAAAAGTGGCGGTGGTGGGCGCGGGGCCTGCCGGTTTGGGCTGTGCCGACGTGTTAATCCGCAATGGTGTCGATGTGGTGGTGTACGAGCGCGCCCGCGAAATCGGCGGCCTACTCACCTTCGGTATTCCTTCGTTTAAATTGGAAAAAGAAGTGATGATTCGCCGCCGCCAATTGTTTGGTGATATGGGCATTGAGTTCAAACTGGGCGTAGACGTGGGCCGCGACATCAGCCTAGACGAATTGGCGGCACAATACGATGCCGTATTCTTGGGCGTGGGCACCTATCAGGGAATGCAGGCCGATATTGCCAACGAAGACGCCGCAGGCGTGTATTCGGCATTGCCGTTTTTGATTGGCAACACCGAACACACCATGGGCTTGGGCGATGAAAACTACATCTCCATGCGCGGCAAACGCGTGGTGGTGCTCGGCGGCGGCGACACCGCCATGGACTGCGTGCGCACCGCCATTCGCCAGCAGGCGGTCGAAGTGATTTGTGCCTACCGCCGCGATGCCGTGAATATGCCCGGCTCGCGCAAGGAATTTCAAAATGCCAAAGAAGAGGGCGTGCAGTTCAAATTCAATGCCCAGCCGGTGGGGATTGAAACCGATGCTGCCGGTGCGGTTTGCGGCATCAAATTGGTGAAAACCCAGCTGGGTGCTGCCGATGCCCGTGGCCGCCGTGTGGCCGAAGTGGTGCCGGGCAGCGAAGAAGTGCTGCCGTGCGATGCGGTGATTGTGGCCTTCGGCTTCGCCCCGCACGCCATGCCGTGGCTAGAGAGCGTGGGCGTTACCGTAGACAGCAAAGGCCGGATTCAGGCCGCAGGCGAATATGACCAGCAAACCGCCAACCCCAAAATCTTTGCTGGCGGCGACATCACCCGCGGCTCTGATTTGGTGGTCACCGCCATCCGCGAAGGCCGCGATGCCGCACAAGGCATGCTGGATTATTTTGGTATTTAG
- a CDS encoding IS5 family transposase: MNIGRSCYTAYNRWSEKGIFTAILKQLSQESDLEWVAIDGSYIRAHQHCAAASALSAQEDHAIGMSRGGRTSKIHLAVDAAGNPIEVIVTAGNIHDVTVAPELLDNINLAETELVNADKGYDSDRLREQIEQSGAKANIPYKSNREEKNKDMDWYLYKIRHLVENAFCRLKHFRAIASRYDKLKRNFHSTVLLGCIVMWLPL, encoded by the coding sequence ATGAACATTGGACGAAGCTGTTATACCGCTTATAACCGTTGGTCAGAAAAAGGCATTTTTACTGCAATCTTGAAACAGCTCAGCCAAGAGAGTGACTTGGAGTGGGTAGCCATAGACGGCAGTTATATCCGTGCCCACCAACACTGCGCCGCAGCCTCAGCGCTCAGTGCGCAAGAGGATCACGCAATCGGTATGAGCCGAGGCGGCAGAACCAGCAAGATTCATCTGGCTGTAGATGCTGCAGGCAATCCGATTGAGGTTATCGTTACTGCGGGCAATATCCATGATGTCACCGTTGCACCGGAGCTGCTTGACAACATCAACCTTGCCGAAACTGAGTTGGTTAATGCGGACAAAGGTTACGATTCAGACCGGCTCAGGGAGCAAATAGAGCAAAGCGGTGCGAAAGCCAATATTCCCTATAAAAGCAATAGGGAAGAGAAAAATAAAGACATGGACTGGTATTTATATAAAATCAGGCATTTGGTAGAGAATGCCTTTTGCCGTTTGAAACATTTCCGAGCGATTGCCAGCCGTTACGATAAGCTCAAACGCAACTTCCACAGTACGGTTTTATTGGGGTGCATTGTGATGTGGTTACCTTTATGA